The sequence GTGCGAACCGGTTCGGGCACCGGCGTGGTGCCCGCGAGCATGGCGCGGATCAGCGCGGTGTTGCCGGCCACGTCGGGCACATCGGGGACGTCGGCCCTGGGCGGTGCGCCGCCGCCTTCGCCCTCGAGCATTTCCAGTGCGCCGTCGCAATACAGCGCCAGCGGCGGGCGGCGGCGCGGGTTGGCATAGGCCTCGCCCTCGGTGCCGCGCAGCAGCATGGCGCGGCCGCCGTCGGCACGCAGGAATTCGTCCATACGCGCAAGGTACTCGGGGTGGGTCACCGCCACCACGCGCACGCTGCGCCCGTGCACCGGGTCGAGCAGCTTGGCCAGGGTGTGGCCGCTGTTGCGCACGCCCAGGCGCGGGCGCAGGGCGAGCAGGCGGTCGAGGCCGGGCAGCAGAGCGTCGAGGGCGATGGCGGCGATGCGGGCCTCGGCCAGCGCGGCGCTGGCGGCGGTGGCGTCGGGGCTGAGCGGCACATCGAGCGCGGCGAGCAGGTCGAAGGGGCTGACCCGGGTGTCGAAGTCGTGCCGGCCCTGGATCAGCACCGGCACCCCCTCGCGCGCCAGCAGCAGCGCGACCAGCGGCATCAGGTTGGGCTGGCGGCGGGCGCCGTTGTAGCTGGGCAGCACCACGCAGCGCGGCCCTGCGGGCACCGCCACCTGGACGGTGCGCGCATCCATGGCGCGCTTGAAGCCGATCAGCTCGTCGAGCGATTCGCTCTTGATGCGCAGCGACAGCACGATCGCGCCAAGTTCCAGATCGGGCACGCGGCCGTCGAGCATGTCGCCGAACAGCGCGTTGGCCTGGTCGATGGTGAGGGGCTTGGCGCCTTTGGCGCCTCGGCCGATTTCCTTGATGAGCGGGGCGTAGGTCATGGCGCGGATTATGGCAGGCTTCGGGTTGGCCGGCGACGGCCGCGCATCGCGCTCATGACAAGGATCAAACAATGACTGACCCCGACCGCCGCATCCCGCTGACCGTGCTCACCGGCTTTCTCGGTGCCGGCAAGACGACCGTGCTCAACCACCTGCTGCGCCACCCCGGTGCCGAGCGCGTGGCGGTGCTGATCAACGAGCTGGGCGATGTGGGCGTGGACCACCACCTGGTCGAGCAGGTGGACGAGACCCTGGTGGTGCTCGACGGCGGCTGTGTGTGCTGCAGCGTGCAGGGCGACCTGGTGGCGGCGCTCAAGCGCCTGTTCACGCAGGCCTTTCGCAAGGAGATCCCGCCCATCGACCGGGTGCTGCTCGAGACCACCGGCCTGGCCGATCCGGCGCCGGTGGTGCACACCTTGATGGAGGAGCCCTTCATTGCCGACCGCTACCGCTGCGACGGCGTGGTGACGGCGGTGGACGTGACTCATGCCGCGGGGCAGTTGAAAGAACATCGAGAGGCCCTGCGCCAGGCGGCGATGGCCGACCGGCTGCTGCTGACCAAGTGCGACCTGGCGGCGGCGGACGACATCGCCGCGCTGCAGGCCACGCTCGCCGCGCTCAACCCCGGCGCGCGGCAGATTCCGGTGGCGCACGGCGCGGTGACCATCGACGACATCTTCGGCGGCGGCCTGTACACCGCCACCGGCAAGCTGCCCGAGGTGGCGGCCTGGCTGGGCGAGGCGCAGGTGCGCGCCGCCGCGGCCGCTGCGCCGGCCTGGCGCAAACCCGGCAAGGCGGCCCCGGCCGGCGCGGTACGGCATCATGCCGACGGGGTCGAAAGCTATGTGCTGCGCTTCGATGCACCGCTGCCGTGGTGGGAGTTCTCCGACGGGCTGAACCTCATCCTGCAGGCCTACAGCAACCGCATCCTGCGCATCAAGGGCGTGCTCAATGTGCGTGGCGACCCGCTGCCGCGTGTCATCCAGTGTGTGCAGCACAGCATCTATCCGGCGGTCAGCCTGCCGGCCTGGCCCGACACGCCACCGTTTGACGACCACTGCAGCCGCCTGGTGTTCATCGTGCGCGGCCTGCCCAGCGACGAGGTGGTGCGTACCCTGAGCGAGTTCACCGGCCTGCCCGTGACCGTGCTGTAAGCGCCCCTGACCGACCGCCGGCGCCGGGGCGCGTAGAATCGAACGTCTGTGGATCGGTTCGGAGAGGCGTGCATGAACATCGGATTTATCGGCCTGGGCCTGATGGGGCGCCCCATGGCGCTCAACCTGCGCAAGGCCGGCTTCGCGGTCAACGTGTGGGCGCGGCGCGCGGCGTCGCTGGCGCCGCTGCGGGCCGCCGGTGCCGTGGCCCACGGCAGCATTGCCGAGGTCGCCGCGGCGTCCGACGTGGTCTTCTCCTGCGTGCCCGACGCCCCCCAGGTGGCCGAGGTGGCGCAGGCCGTGGCCGACGGCGCACGGCCCGGGCTGGTGTATGTCGACATGAGCACCATCGCCCCGGCGGCGGCGCGCGAGATTGCCGCCGGGCTGCAGGCGCGTGGCGTGGTGATGCTCGACGCGCCGGTCTCCGGCGGTGAATCCGGCGCCATCGCCGGCACGCTGACCATCATGGTCGGCGGCGAGCCGGCGGCCTTCGACACCGTGCGGCCAGCCTTCGAGGCCATGGGCAGAAGCATCACCCGGGTGGGCGAGTCGGGCGCGGGCCAGGTGGCCAAGGCCTGCAACCAGATCCTCACCGGCGTGGGCGTGGCGGCGGTGGCCGAGGCGCTCAACTTTGCACGCAAGAGCGCGGTCGATCCGGCCCGCGTGCGCGAGGCGCTGCTCGGCGGCTTCGCCAGCAGTCGCATCCTCGAAAACCACGGCCAGCGCATGATCGAGCGCAACTTCAAACCCGGCTTCAAGGCCTGGATGCACCAAAAAGACATGGGCATTGTCATGGATGAAGCGCACCGGCTTGGCCTGGCCTTGCCGGCGGCGGCGGTGAGTGCGCAGCTGTTCAATGCGCTGGTCGGCAGCGGCATGGGCGAGGACGACTCGGTGGCCATGCTCAAGCTGTTTGAATCCATGAGCGGAGGTGTCGCATGAAGATCGGTTTCATTGGCCTGGGCGACATGGGGCAGTCGATGGCACGCCACCTCATCCGTGCCGGGCACGAGCTGGCCGTGTGGGCGCGGCGCGAGGCAGCGGCCGAGGCGCTGCGCGGCGAAGGCGCCGCGTGGTGTGCCAGCCCGGCCGCGCTGGCCGCGCGAAGCGAGGTGGTGATCACCATGGTCACGGCCAGCGCCGATGTCGAGGCGCTGGTGCTGCGTGACGACGGCCTGCTCGCCGGCCTTGCGCCGGGCGCGGTGCATATCGACATGAGCACCATCGCCCCCGGGACGGCACGTCAGCTCGCCGCCCGCTATGGCGAGCGCGGCATTGGCTGGCTCGATGCACCGGTCTCCGGCGGGCCGGCAGGCGCGCGCGAGGCGACGCTGGCGATCATGGTCGGCGGCGACGCCGCCATCCTGGCCCGCGTGCGGCCGGTGCTCGAGGTGCTGGGCAAGCGCATCGTGCACATCGGCGCGGCCGGTGCCGGCCAGGTGGCCAAGGCCTGCAACCAGATGATCATGGTCGCCGCCATCGAGGCCTCGGCCGAGGCCATGAACCTGGCTGCCGCCAACGGCGTGGATGTGGCCAAGGTGCGCGCCGCGCTGATGGGTGGCTCGGCCGGCTCGCGCGTGCTCGAGGTGATGGGTGAGCGCATGGTCAGCCGCAACTTCGACAAGGGCATCGATGCCCGCCTGCACCACAAGGACTTCGCCATCCTGATGGCCGAAGCCCATGCGCTCGGCACGCCGCTGCCGGTGGCCGGTGTGGTGTGGCAGCAACTCAATGCCCTGATGGCCCGCGGTGGCGCCCGCCAGGACACCGCTGCGCTGCTCACGGTGCTCGAGGCCATGCGCACCGCCTGACCGCCCCACTTCATGGAGGTTCGCTCATGATGTTCCCGAATCGACGCCGCGTCCTGATGGCCGCTGCCGCACTGACCCTGGCCGGCTGCGCCAGCCTGCCCCTCAACATGCAGCCGCCCGAGGTGTCGGTGTCCGACCTGCGCCTGCTCGATGTCGGCTTGCTCGAACAACGCTTCGGCCTCAGCCTGCGGGTGCTCAACCCCAACGACGCCGAGATCCCGATCGATGGCCTGAGCTTTACCGTCGAACTCAATGGCAAGCCCTTCGCCAAGGGCGTGAGCAACCAGGCCGTTACCGTGCCACGGCTCAGCGAGGCCATGCTGGAGGTCGAAGCCGTCAGCTCGCTCTCCGGTCTGCTGCGCCAGTTCGGCAGCATGGCCAGGGGGCAGGAGCGGATCGACTACCGCATTTACGGCACGCTTTACACCGGCAACCTGTTTGGCGGCGTACCTTTTGATCAGAAAGGCGAGGTGGATTTCGCCGATCTGGGGGTGCCGTCGGGGACGAGCCGGTTCTAGGTTCAGCGCCGCGTAGCGCTTCGGTTTTTGTGCCTTTGGCGGCGGTGCGTTGGCCGAGTCTCGCCCCGGCGGGCGACCTCCTTTCTTGCACGCGCAAGAAAGGAGGCAAAGAAGGCGCCCCACTGTGCCGCCGGCTTCGCCGGTGCCCTCACTGCGCCCGGCGCCGGCGGGTCGTGTCGCGAACTCGCCCTGCGGGCTCAGACAGGCGACACGACAATTCCCGCCGTCGCCGTTCTCCGTTCGGCGGCACAGAAGGGGAAAGGGGGCACGGGCTCGGCTGCGCCATCGGCCGCTTGGGTGGCTCTTCGTAGGGCGGGTTTCAACCCGCCATCGGTATTCGTTCGCTGGTCATTGGCGGGTTGAAACCCGCCCTACCAAAACCTGCGTCGCTGTTGCCGGCGGGCACCCCATTCCCCTCTGTCGTGCCGAGCGCAGCAAATGCGGGGCGGAAAAAGCGGCTTCGCTGTCTGAGCCCGCAGGGCGAGTTTGCGAAGCTGCCCGCCCCGTGCTTGCGGAGGGAGGGGAGCCCGAAGGGCCACGACAGTGGGGTGTGCTTCTTTGCTTATCTTTGTTGCACAAGCAAGAAAGTAGGTCGCCCGCCGGGGCGAGACCCGGCCAACGGGCAGTCGAGGGGGGGTGACAGTCGGTCGACTCAGCGAGGGGGCGCTGAATCGCTGCGACTGGAGGAGGCTTTTAGCAACGCCTGGACTCGCCCTTGGAGACGCGGATGGTGCTCCTCAAAGTGACTGGCGCAGGCCAGTGCCCGATGGGTTGCGGCGTCATTCCACTGAACTAGCGTGTCGTGGCGGTCTTCGGGCGCCGTCTTCGCGAGCTTTCGCCAGAACGCTTCACTGACAAGCGCCTGTGTTTCGTTGGCCCGGTCTTCCCCTGCCACGGCAGCTGCATAGGCACCGAGTACCGCGGACGTCTGTTTGAGCACCAAAGCGTTGCCAGTCGTGTTGGACGAATGTTTGTGCAAGATACGCGCTTCCGCTGCGCAGACGGCCCACTGCTGACCGATTTCCTCATCCGTGGCCGACGATGCAATGGATGGGGCGGAGTGGCGCATCCACAGAGCAAGCACGACGCTTGCCCAGGGTATGCGCCTCCAGGCACAACTGCTACGCATGCCCCACATCCGGCAACCCATACACGCGCACCGCCCGCAGCCCCCGCAGCAGCGCATCCATGTCGGCCGCGGGCAGCGGGTGGCTGCACAGGTAGCCCTGGTAGGCGTCGCAGGCCCAGCCGCGCAGCATGCGCAACTGGCCGGCGGTTTCGACGCCTTCGGCGAGCACTTGGATGCGCAGGGTGTGGGCCATGGCGATGATGGTTTCGGCAATGGCGGCGTCGTCGGGCTCGCTTTCGATGTCGGCGATGAAGGAGCGGTCGATCTTGAGGCGGTCGATGGGGAAGCGCTTGAGGTAGGCGAGGCTGGAGTAGCCGGTGCCGAAATCGTCCACGCCGATCATCACGCCCAGCGCCTTGGCGGCATCGAGCACCTCGGCGGTGAGCTCGGGGTTGCGCATGATGAGCGATTCGGTGAGCTCGAGCTCGAGTCGGTTGGCCGGCAGGCCGGTGTCCTGAAGGATGTCGGCGACGCTGTCGAGCAGGCCCGATTCGTCGAACTGGCGGGCCGAGAGGTTGACCGCAATGGGCACGTCGATGAGGTGGTTGCGCCGCCAGGCCTGGGCCTGGGCGCAGGCGGTGCGCAACACCCAGGCGCCGATCGGGACGATGAGGCCGCTGTCTTCGGCGATGGGGATGAACTCGGCGGGGTCGACCAGGCCTTCGTCGGGGTCGCGCCAGCGGAGCATGGCTTCGACGCCGATGAAACTGCCCGAGGCAATGTCGACCTGGGGCTGGTAGTAGAGCTCGAACTCGTTGCGTTCGAGGGCGCGGCGCAGGCGGTTCTCGAGGGTGAGGCGGGCCGATACCAGTGTGGACAGGCGCGATTCGTAGAACTGGAAGTTGTTCCGGCCGGCGTCCTTGGCGTGGTACATGGCGGCGTCGGCATGCTGGATGAGGGTGTCGGCGGTGCTGCCGTCGTCGGGGTAGATGGCGATGCCGATGCTGGGGGTGACGGTGAGCCGGTGGCCCTTGATGTCGAAGGGGGCGCCGAGGGCCTCGATGATGCGTTCGGCCACTTCGGCGGCCTGGCGGCGGCTTTCGAGTTCGGGCAGGACGACGATGAACTCGTCGCCGCCCATGCGCGCGACGGTGTCCTGTTCGCGCACGCAGTGCTGGAAGCGCCCCGACACCGCCTTGAGCAGGGCATCGCCGGCCTGGTGGCCGAGCGAGTCGTTGACGTTCTTGAAGCGGTCGAGATCGAGAAAGAGCACGGCCAGCGACTGGTCGAAACGGCCGGCGGCCTCGAGCGCGGATTCGAGGCGGATGCCGAGCAGGCTGCGGTTGGGCAGGTCGGTGAGCGGATCGAAATGGGCGAGATGGAGGATGCGCGTCTCGGCGGCCTTGCGGTGGGTGATGTCTGAGGCGATGGCCAGGTAGCCGGTGATGCGTCCGTCCTGGGCGTCCATCAGCGGCGAGATGGACACGGCGGCGGGGACGTTGCGCCCGTCCGGCCGGGTCAGCTCGAGCTCGACCGGTTCGCTGGAGGACAGGCCGCGGGCGGTTTCGAGCACGGCGGCGAAGCCGCGCTTGCCGGTGGCGGCCTGCATGCGGGCCATGGCTTCGCGGTTGATGAAGTCGATCGGGGTGCGCTGGCCGATGACCATGTCGGCGGTGCAGCCGAGCATGTTCTCGGCGGCCGGGTTGAACACGCGCACGATGCCGTCGGTGTCGGTGAGCACGATGGCGTAGTCGGCGCTGTGCAAGATGGCCTGCTGCAGCACGGTGCTGGCGCGCAGGGCGGCTTCCGATGCGGTGCGCTGGGCCACTTCAGCCTGCAGGGTGGCGTTGGTGTCGGCCAGGATGCGGTTGGTGGCGGCAAGCTCGGCGGTGCTGCTGCGTACCCGCTCGCGAATGACCGAGTTACGGGTTTGCAGGAAGGCGACCAGCAAGGCGGCCAGGACGGTGATGGCCCAGCCGGTGGCGCGCTGGCGAGCGATCGAGGCGGAGGGCGCCAGTTCGAAGTGGTTGGGGGTGGGTGTGGCGATGACCAGCCAGCGGCGCGCGCCGAAGGCAATGGCTTCGACGTAGGCGGTCTCGAAGTTGTCGCCGATCGTGTCGCGATAGACCTCGGGGGCGGTGCGCGGGTCGTCGGTGGCGTCCAGAATGGTGAAGGCCATGTTGCGCGCGTCGGGGTCCATCCCGGCCCACAGCGTGCTTTGCGCCAGTTCGCTCAGGTGCATGTAGATGCCGAGCAGGTGGTCGCCGGCCGGGGAGAACAGGCGGATGCCTTCGCCGTTTTCGGCCTCCGGGCTGAGCAGTGGCGTGGCGACGATCTGGCCGGTGCGCAGGGCGGCCTGCAGGCTCTCTTGCGCGACCAGGCCTTCCATGGCCAGGTCGGTGCCGGGCCTGGGCCAGGTGGCGTGGGTGGAGACATGGCGCGCCGGGAAGCGCAGTGGCGGCGTGGTGCTGTCGTCGATGTCGGCCAGGGCAATGGCCTTGATGAAGGTGTGCACCCGCATCAGCGAGCCGCTGATCTGCTCGAAGTCGCTCGCCGTGCCGGCGCCGGCGACGTCGACATGGTCGCTGAGCAGGCGCTGCAGGTCGAGCACGGCGTCGAGCCGTTTGCGCAGGGTGCCGATGTGCTGGCCGGCGGCGAGCTGGAACTCGGCATACACGCGGTCGCGCTGGGCATCGAGCGCGCTCTTGTAGACGGTCTCGGTGGCGGCAGCGAGCACCCCGGCCAGGGCAATGGCGAGGCCGAAGTGCTTGACGAGGCGGCGAAGGTGCCGGATCACGCGCGGTGTGCGCGTCGCGAGTTCATGCGATGCAGCTTCCATTGTGTGCGGCCAAAAAAAGGCAGCGGGATGACGGTCTGGCTAGTGGCGTGGGCGCCGACCGCTGACGACCGCGGTCATCATGGTGAGCAGAAACAGCCCGATGGCAATGGCATTGCCCAGGGCGCCATGTGCTCGCACGCCGTGGGTGCCGGCCAGATCGCCGAAAACGCGCAGCACCAGGCTCAGGTGCAGCAGCGCCAAGGGTACATAAAAACCGGCGTGATATGGCAACCGGACGCGAAGAACGGCAGGCAGGATGATGGGGGCATGACCAAACACCATGGCAAAGACGAAGCCCACCGTCAGGCTGTGCATGGCGGTGTCCCAGCCGATGTCGCCCGGGGTGGGGGCCAGGGCGGCGAGCACCGCGCCGCCGAGTGCCAGCCACAGGTAGCCCGAGAGCAGGCACAGCGCGATGTAGCGGGTCAGCCCGGTGGTCTTGACGGTGCGGCGGGCCACGTCCTGCCGGAACAGCCACAGCGCCAGGCCGAGGGCGCCGAGCCCGAACAGGCGGGCCCCGGCGGGCAGGGCGGCGAGCGAGGCGCCGGCGACGAGCAGGGCGATGAGGACGATGAAGATCTGCTGCATGCGCCGGCTGACCCGAACCAGCCGCGACAGCTCCAGCCGTTCGCCGGCGATGGTGACAATGAGGAAGGCCGCCCACCACCACTGCGCGAGCGCGACCGTGCCGGTGAGCGCCCACACCAGCACGCCGATCAGCCAGGCGAGGGCGCCAAGGGTGAGCACGCGGGCGTGCAGGGCCGGCACGCGGCGCTGGGCATGCAGCGAGGCGAGTACCAGCACGATGCCGCCGGCGATGAAGCACAGCGTGGCCAGCGCCGGGGCGGCGCCGGCGATGAGCAGCGCGCTGCCGAGGCCGCCGGCGAGCGGGCCGAGGTAGGCCCAGCGCTGGCCGACGGCGACGGCGCGTTCGAGCGAGATGAGCGTACCGAAGAAGGCGCACATCATCAGCGCGCCGTGCGGGGCCCCGGCGACGAAGGCCGGGGTGGGCCAGGCCAGGCGCCACAGGCCGGCGAGCACGCCGGTGATCAGCCCGGCAAAGCCGAGCACCAGCAGCGGGGCGCGCTGCCAGGGCGCGAGGTCAGACATCGTCGGGCTGCCAGCCAAAGTGGGCCTTGGCGGTGTCGCTCATCATGGCCGGCGTCCATTCGGGTTGCCAGACCAGTTCGACGCTGCGGTCGAGCTCGGGCGCGAGGCGGCGCAGCGCGGCGTCGACCTCGTCCATGATCATCTGGCCCATGGGGCAGGCGGGGCTGGTCATGGTCATCTCCACCGCGATCTGGGCATCGGTGAGGCGGACGGTGTAGATCAGCCCGAGGTCGACGATGTTCATGCCGACTTCGGGGTCGATGACTTGCTTGAGGGCGTCGCGGACAGCGGTTTCGTCGAGGGGGTGGCTCATGTCGGGGTGTCGGAATCGAGGGGGCGGGGGCGGCCGTACCAGCGGAACTGGTCGAGGGCGTCGGCCATCTGGGCGGCGTCGAGCAGCGGCGGTTCGCCCAGGCTGCGCGCGCGCCAGTAGTGTTCGCACAGTGCTTCGAGTTCGATGGCGCGGTCGAGCACGCTGGCCAGGTCGGGGGCCAGCACGATCATGCCGTGGTTGGCCATCAGCGCCGCGCTGCGGTCGGCCAGCGCGGCCACGGTGGCGTCGGACAGCGCCTGGGTGCCGAAGGTGGCGTAGGCGCCGCAGCGCACGCTGTCACCACCGAAGCGCGCCACCATGTAGTGGAAGGCGGGCACGTCCATGCGCTGGCAGGCCAGCGCGGTGGCGAAGGGCGCGTGGGCATGCAGGATGGCGCCGACCTCGGGCCGGGCGGCGTAGATGTCGTGGTGCAGCCGCCATTCACTCGACGGCGCGCGCCGGCCGCGGGCGCTGCCATCGGCAGCCACATGGGTCATGTCGGCGGCCTCGCAGCGCGCCGGGGCCATGCCCGAGGGGGTGACCAGGAAGCCGCTACCGTCGCGCACGCTGACATTGCCGGCGGTGCCCACCGACAGGCGGGCGGCGCTCATGCCGCGGGCGGCCTCGAGCAGCGGGGCGGCCAGGGGGCTCATGGGGCGAGCGAGGCCAGCGCGCCGGGGGCGACGACGCCGTGCTCGGTGATGATCGCGGTGATGCGCGCCGCGGGGGTGACATCGAAGGCCGGGTTGCCGACCGCGGTGTCGGCCGGCGCGATGCGCAGCTGCGCCGTGCCGCCGCTGGCATCGAGGCCGTGCAGCACGCGCACCTCGTCGCCGTCGCGGTCTTCGATGGGAATGGCGGCGCCGTTCGGGCAGGCGAAGTCGATGGTCGAGCACGGCGCGGCAATATAGAAGGGCACGCCGTGGTCGGCGGCGGCCAGCGCCTTGAGATAGGTGCCGACCTTGTTGGCGGTGTCGCCATTGGCAGCGACACGGTCGGCGCCAGTGATGACCAGGTCCACCTCGCCGCGCATCATCAGCAGGCCGGCGGCGTTGTCGGCGATGAGGCGATGGGCGACGCCGGACTCGCGCAGCTCCCAGGCGGTGAGCAGGCCCTGGTTGCGCGGCCGGGTTTCGCTCACCCACACTTCGACGGCGATGCCGGCCGCCTGCGCGGCATACACCGGCGACAGCGCGGTGCCGTGGCCGAGCGTGGCCAGCCAGCCGGCATTGCAGTGGGTCATGATGCGCACCGGGCCGGGGCGGCGCGCGGCGATGTCGGCGATCAGCGCCAGGCCATGCTGGCCGATGGCGGCATTGGTGGCGATGTCCTCGGCGATGATGGCGTCGGCTTCGCGTTCGGCGGCGGCCAGACGCACCTCGGGCGGCAGCGCTCGCAGCACGCGGGCCATGCGTGCCAGTGCCCAGTGCAGGTTGACCGCGGTGGGGCGGGTGGCACCGAGCACGGTGAGCGCGTGATCCAGCGTGGCGTCGTCGGCCGTCTCGCGCAGCGCCAGCGCCACGCCGCAGGCGGCGGTGGCGCCGATCAGCGGCGCGCCGCGTACCTGCATGGCGCGGATCGCGTGGGCGACGGCGTCGAGGCTGTCGAGCGCCAGCGTGACGCGGTGATGGGGCAGTGCGGTCTGGTCGAGGATGCGCACGCGGGCGCCATCGCGGATCAGGGTGGGGGCGGGGGTCGGGACACTCATGGCCGCCATTGTATCGCTGCGGCGCCTCGGCTTGGCGTGCCCGGAGCGCTCTGCGAGAATCGGTGTTTTTCCCCGCCGTCAGGATTGCCATGCCCGCTTGCGCCGTTTCCGTGTCGTCCCGCCTGCCGCAGGTCGGCACGACCATCTTCACCGTCATGTCACGGATGGCCACCGAGGCCGGGGCAATCAACCTGTCGCAGGGCTTTCCGGACTTCAACGCCGAGCCGGTGCTGTTCGAGCGGGTCTCGCACTGGATGCGCGAGGGCTACAACCAGTACCCGCCGATGGCCGGGGTGGCCGTGCTGCGCGAGGCCATCGCCGCCAAGGTGGCCGACCTGTACGGCACGGCCTACGACCCCGACACCGAGGTGACGGTCACCGCCGGCGCCACCCAGGCGCTGTTCACCGCCGTGGCGGCGCTGGTGCACCCGGGCGACGAGGTGATCATCTTCGAGCCGGGTTATGACTCCTACGCCCCGGCCATCGAGCTGCAGGGCGGCCGGGTGGTGCGCCTGGCCTTGCATGCGCCGGACTACCGGCCCGACTGGGCGGCGGTGGCGGCGGCCATCACGCCGCGCACCCGCATGATCATGATCAACAGCCCGCACAACCCGACCGGCAGCGTGTGGTCGGCCGAGGACATGGCGCACCTGGCCGAACTGGTGCGCGGCACCGATATCGTCATCGTGTCGGACGAGGTGTACGAGCACATCGTTTTCGACGGCCGCCAGCACGAGAGCTGCGCGCGCCACCCGGCGCTGGCCGAGCGCAGCGTGATCGTCTCCAGCTTTGGCAAGACCTACCACATCACCGGCTGGAAGATCGGCTACGTGGTGGCGCCGGCGGCGCTGATGGCCGAGTTCCGCAAGGTGCATCAGTTCAATGTGTTTACGGTCAACACCCCGATGCAGTACGCGCTGGCCGACTACATGGCCGACCCCTCGCGCCATCTTGGCCTGGCCGCCTTCTACCAGGCCAAGCGCGACCGCTTCCGCGCCGCGCTGGCCGCCTCGCGCTTCGAGCTGCTGCCGTGTTCGGGGACCTATTTTCAGCTGGCCCGCTACCGGGCGATCCGCGACGTGCCCGACACCGCCTTCGTCGAGTGGCTGACCCGCGACATGAAGGTGGCGGCGATTCCGGTGTCGGCCTTCTCGGCCGCCGCCGAGGACGAAGGCGTGGTGCGTTTCTGCTTTGCCAAGCACGACGACACGCTCGATGCCGCCTGCGAGCGGCTGGCCGCACTTTGAGCCGCGGCCGGGGCGGGCCCGGCCGTGCGTGCTAGAATTTTCGCTTCCTCCGCGCGCGCCCGAGATCGTGTCGAAACTCCTCGTCTTCCTCCTCGTCCTGTTTGCCATCTACTGGGTGCGCCGGCTGCTGACCAAACCCAAGACGCCACCCCCGGCCGGGCCGGCGCCGCGCGAGCCGCAGGCGTCGATGCGCATGCTCTCGTGCCAGCGCTGCGGCGTGCACGTGCCCGAGAACGAAGGGGTGCGACGC comes from Denitromonas sp. and encodes:
- a CDS encoding putative bifunctional diguanylate cyclase/phosphodiesterase, with product MEAASHELATRTPRVIRHLRRLVKHFGLAIALAGVLAAATETVYKSALDAQRDRVYAEFQLAAGQHIGTLRKRLDAVLDLQRLLSDHVDVAGAGTASDFEQISGSLMRVHTFIKAIALADIDDSTTPPLRFPARHVSTHATWPRPGTDLAMEGLVAQESLQAALRTGQIVATPLLSPEAENGEGIRLFSPAGDHLLGIYMHLSELAQSTLWAGMDPDARNMAFTILDATDDPRTAPEVYRDTIGDNFETAYVEAIAFGARRWLVIATPTPNHFELAPSASIARQRATGWAITVLAALLVAFLQTRNSVIRERVRSSTAELAATNRILADTNATLQAEVAQRTASEAALRASTVLQQAILHSADYAIVLTDTDGIVRVFNPAAENMLGCTADMVIGQRTPIDFINREAMARMQAATGKRGFAAVLETARGLSSSEPVELELTRPDGRNVPAAVSISPLMDAQDGRITGYLAIASDITHRKAAETRILHLAHFDPLTDLPNRSLLGIRLESALEAAGRFDQSLAVLFLDLDRFKNVNDSLGHQAGDALLKAVSGRFQHCVREQDTVARMGGDEFIVVLPELESRRQAAEVAERIIEALGAPFDIKGHRLTVTPSIGIAIYPDDGSTADTLIQHADAAMYHAKDAGRNNFQFYESRLSTLVSARLTLENRLRRALERNEFELYYQPQVDIASGSFIGVEAMLRWRDPDEGLVDPAEFIPIAEDSGLIVPIGAWVLRTACAQAQAWRRNHLIDVPIAVNLSARQFDESGLLDSVADILQDTGLPANRLELELTESLIMRNPELTAEVLDAAKALGVMIGVDDFGTGYSSLAYLKRFPIDRLKIDRSFIADIESEPDDAAIAETIIAMAHTLRIQVLAEGVETAGQLRMLRGWACDAYQGYLCSHPLPAADMDALLRGLRAVRVYGLPDVGHA
- a CDS encoding NAD(P)-dependent oxidoreductase; translation: MKIGFIGLGDMGQSMARHLIRAGHELAVWARREAAAEALRGEGAAWCASPAALAARSEVVITMVTASADVEALVLRDDGLLAGLAPGAVHIDMSTIAPGTARQLAARYGERGIGWLDAPVSGGPAGAREATLAIMVGGDAAILARVRPVLEVLGKRIVHIGAAGAGQVAKACNQMIMVAAIEASAEAMNLAAANGVDVAKVRAALMGGSAGSRVLEVMGERMVSRNFDKGIDARLHHKDFAILMAEAHALGTPLPVAGVVWQQLNALMARGGARQDTAALLTVLEAMRTA
- the ybiB gene encoding DNA-binding protein YbiB, with the translated sequence MTYAPLIKEIGRGAKGAKPLTIDQANALFGDMLDGRVPDLELGAIVLSLRIKSESLDELIGFKRAMDARTVQVAVPAGPRCVVLPSYNGARRQPNLMPLVALLLAREGVPVLIQGRHDFDTRVSPFDLLAALDVPLSPDATAASAALAEARIAAIALDALLPGLDRLLALRPRLGVRNSGHTLAKLLDPVHGRSVRVVAVTHPEYLARMDEFLRADGGRAMLLRGTEGEAYANPRRRPPLALYCDGALEMLEGEGGGAPPRADVPDVPDVAGNTALIRAMLAGTTPVPEPVRTQVAALARLARGD
- a CDS encoding metal-sulfur cluster assembly factor, with the translated sequence MSHPLDETAVRDALKQVIDPEVGMNIVDLGLIYTVRLTDAQIAVEMTMTSPACPMGQMIMDEVDAALRRLAPELDRSVELVWQPEWTPAMMSDTAKAHFGWQPDDV
- a CDS encoding NAD(P)-dependent oxidoreductase — translated: MNIGFIGLGLMGRPMALNLRKAGFAVNVWARRAASLAPLRAAGAVAHGSIAEVAAASDVVFSCVPDAPQVAEVAQAVADGARPGLVYVDMSTIAPAAAREIAAGLQARGVVMLDAPVSGGESGAIAGTLTIMVGGEPAAFDTVRPAFEAMGRSITRVGESGAGQVAKACNQILTGVGVAAVAEALNFARKSAVDPARVREALLGGFASSRILENHGQRMIERNFKPGFKAWMHQKDMGIVMDEAHRLGLALPAAAVSAQLFNALVGSGMGEDDSVAMLKLFESMSGGVA
- a CDS encoding GTP-binding protein; translation: MTDPDRRIPLTVLTGFLGAGKTTVLNHLLRHPGAERVAVLINELGDVGVDHHLVEQVDETLVVLDGGCVCCSVQGDLVAALKRLFTQAFRKEIPPIDRVLLETTGLADPAPVVHTLMEEPFIADRYRCDGVVTAVDVTHAAGQLKEHREALRQAAMADRLLLTKCDLAAADDIAALQATLAALNPGARQIPVAHGAVTIDDIFGGGLYTATGKLPEVAAWLGEAQVRAAAAAAPAWRKPGKAAPAGAVRHHADGVESYVLRFDAPLPWWEFSDGLNLILQAYSNRILRIKGVLNVRGDPLPRVIQCVQHSIYPAVSLPAWPDTPPFDDHCSRLVFIVRGLPSDEVVRTLSEFTGLPVTVL
- a CDS encoding class II aldolase/adducin family protein, producing the protein MSPLAAPLLEAARGMSAARLSVGTAGNVSVRDGSGFLVTPSGMAPARCEAADMTHVAADGSARGRRAPSSEWRLHHDIYAARPEVGAILHAHAPFATALACQRMDVPAFHYMVARFGGDSVRCGAYATFGTQALSDATVAALADRSAALMANHGMIVLAPDLASVLDRAIELEALCEHYWRARSLGEPPLLDAAQMADALDQFRWYGRPRPLDSDTPT
- a CDS encoding LEA type 2 family protein; amino-acid sequence: MMFPNRRRVLMAAAALTLAGCASLPLNMQPPEVSVSDLRLLDVGLLEQRFGLSLRVLNPNDAEIPIDGLSFTVELNGKPFAKGVSNQAVTVPRLSEAMLEVEAVSSLSGLLRQFGSMARGQERIDYRIYGTLYTGNLFGGVPFDQKGEVDFADLGVPSGTSRF